The DNA segment GGCACATAGGATGCCATTTTGCGGTGTGCCATAAATAAAATAAGCGCATCGTTATCTTTCATTTTACCAAAGACTTTTGGCAGTTCATTCCAATCATTAAAAATAATAAAACGGGCCTCTATATTTGATTTGTTTTTAATCTTCTCAATCATTTTGACCGTCGCATCATTTCCATAAAACTCAATTTCTGCACCTGAATTTCTGGCAATATTCCAAACCTTTAATAAGGAATGGAAAAAGCGAGGTTCTTGAGAAGCATTCTCTGGAATGATAACGGCGTATTTCTGAATCGTTGCAATTGGCTGTGATGCTTGGTAGACGAGTACATCCGCAAGGCTGTTATTCAAGTAACCACTGTATAAATTATAAACGAAGCTAGGTGAGAAACCTTTTTCGTGGTTGATCCCGATAATAAGGTCAGTAATTCCGTTCACCTTTATTTCATTGTTTATTCCTTCAATTAAATCGGTATCGTATCGTGTAAGTGGCGTAATATTGACATCTGCTGACGCTCCAATATTTACAACTTCATGGAGTAATGCTTCTGCATGTTTTTTAGAGGAGTCATTTTTCTCTTCATTGATAATGTTGAGCGCATATAGCCCTGCAGTTTTGTTTTTTGATCTTATTAAAAGTGCCAGATTAGTTAGAGGTTCTACTGTGTTTAAATGGTTGACCGCAAGTAAAATATTCTCCTTTTCGGGATTAGTATCAGCGATTGTATTTTCGTTATCCGCTTTTACTAATTTCTCGCCATTTTTCTGGGTGACAAAAGAGGAAATAGTACAGGAGATCAAAATAAGAAGAATGCTCCCATTCAACACACTTTCATCAAGTAGTCGGATTGGTTCACCCAAATCATTTTCTCCCAGGATAATATTATATCCAACCATAACAGTTGCTAAGGTTGCAGCTGCTGAAGCAGAACTTAGTCCAAATATAATTCCGCCTTCTGCTTTGGTGTAAGAAAAGGTTTTCTGAGTAGCAATAGAGGCTAAATACTTCCCACCAATAGAAATTGAAATCATCAGAACAGCCACTTTGATTGTTTCGAAATCTTTAAAGAAGACCGTGAAATCAATTAACATTCCTACACTGATCAGAAAGAAGGGAATAAAGATGGCGTTTCCTACAAATTCTACTCGGTTCATCAAGGAAGACGTGTGTGGAATAAGCTTGTTTAAAGCCAGACCAGCTAAGAAGGCGCCGATGATCGCTTCAATTCCTGCGAGTTCTGCTAACAATGCTGCGAGATAGATCATGACCAGTACGAAAATATACTGTGAAATTTTATCCTGAACTTTTTTAAAAAACCATCTCGCTACGATTGGAAATCCGAAAAGGACGACAGCAGCAAATACAATGATCCCAACGGAAAGTTGAGTCCAGAACGCAGCATTAACTTCGCCAGTTGTCATACCTACTACGATTGCTAAAACGAGTAGCGCAAGGATATCTGTTATAACGGTTCCGCCTACTGTGATATTAACAGCACGATTTTTTACAACTCCCAGTTTGCTAATTATAGGATATGAAATTAAAGTGTGCGATGAGAATATACTTGCAAATAGAAAGGAGGTTAGCCAATTGTAATGTAAAATAAAATGAGCAGCAGCGATACCAAACATAAAGGGAATTACAAAAGTGTAACCTCCGAAACCCAAGCTTTTCCACTTATTCTTTTTGAATTCGGCCAAATCGATTTCAAGACCGGCAAGAAACATAATATAAAGGAGCCCGGTAGTTCCTGTGACTACAATACTGCTGTCTCGTGTAAGGATATTAAATCCATTCGGACCAATGATGGCGCCAGCGATGATGAGGCCTAATAGATGAGGAACCTTAATTTTGTTGAGTAGTAAAGGTGCGGACAGAATGATTATCAAAACGACCAAAAACTTCAGAACTGGATCTTCCAGTGGAAGATCGAAATGGGACACTTTTAAAATCGTGAACATAATTTAGTTTTTGATTTTTTCTAATTCAATCGAGAATTTAGAAGTACAGGTTTCGCGCTTTAATTCTCGACTGCCTTTAATTCTATTGCCATTAGGATCTGGCATTTGCAATATGATTTCTGAAGTGCCAGCACTTTTATCTGATTTAAGGTTTAGCTCGGCATTAGAATATTCGCCACTGTAAAATTTTTCACCTCCAGTTTTATTGGTAATCTTTACGCCGTCAGCAGAAATTTCCCAAATATCATTTCTTTGATCGCCAATAACATTTTCCGAGCAGTCCGATTCAGTACACACCATCTTACCATTATATTTACCAATAATAGAGGCTGGGATATGATTGGTACTGATCGAATCGGGGAGGCTTTCAATACTGTCACGTAAGGCTTCAAGTTGAGCAAATTCCTGTTGTTTTGCCACCAAATCCTGCTCTCTCGTAAGAAGTTCTGATTCTCTCTGATTAAGTTGTTTCTCTTTTTCCGGGTTGTCACATGAAGTAGCAAATAAGAAACAACTTAAAAAAAGTATAATACTATATTTCATTTTTATTATTATTATTATTATTATTTGGGTTACCCTTAAAAATATAAAAAAAATCCCGAATAATAAAATGCGGGATTTGTTCTCGTAGTATTTTCACTTTTACTTATTCGGTCATTTTTGCAATAACATCAATTCCACCTTTCGTTTTATCTCCGATTTTGCAAGTAATTTCTGTGTCTATTGGTAAAAAGACGTCCATCCTTGAACCAAATTTTATAAATCCAAATTCATGTCCGGCTTTTGCAACATCACCTTCGGTGCATTTCATTACGATCCGTCTGGCCACATATCCCGCAATCTGTCGAAATACGACTTGATGATGTGTTAAACTTTCTACCGCAACTGTTGTTCTTTCATTTTCCGTGGAAGACTTTTCATGCCAGGCAACCAAGTATTTCCCAGGATGGTATTTCTTGTAAATAACATTGCCGGACACAGGATATCTACAGATGTGAACATTCAGTGGGGACATGAAAATTGAGATCTGAATTGCTTTACCTTTAATAAATTCATTTTCTTCAACTTCTTTGATCATCACTACTTTTCCGTCTACCGGTGCAATCACATTTTCTTTATGATCCAAAATATCCCGATTGGGTACCCGGAAGAACCAAAATACCAATCCGTAAACAAGCAAGAGAGGGATAATAATTGCGAGACCCCATATTTCAAGGTAATAAACAGATAAAAGGGCAATGATAATAAAAGCAATACTTGCTACAGTAATTGTTCCTTTGGATTCTTTATGAAGTTTCATTTCTAAACTAGTTTTTCTAAAATAAAGTACAAATATACGACAGGTACGCAGATAATAAAACTATCGAGCCGATCTAAAATTCCGCCGTGTCCGGGAATGATGTTTCCTGAGTCTTTTACACCGAAACTTCGCTTCAGCTGGCTTTCCACAAGATCACCCAAAGGCGCAAAAACGGAGACTAAAAATCCGACGATTATAAAATTACCCCGTAATTCAGGGTAGTACATTTCTATAAAATAGCCAAGTATAATGGTGAAGAAAACCCCGCCGCCAAACCCTTCCCAGGTTTTTTTTGGAGAAATTTTCGGAGCCATTTTGTGTTTGCCAAAAAACTTGCCAGTGAAATAGGCAAATGAGTCACTACTCCATATCAAGACGAAAAGGAAGAAAACCTCTAATGTAAAGGTGTGTCCATCTGTTGAAAATTTAGGCAAACCTAGAGCGAAGCCAAAAGGTAAAGCAGTGTATATCGCAGTAAATATAAGTTTTCCATTGTCGAAATATAACTCCTTAGAAAAGCGAAATAAAGTCACAATAGCGATTAGAATGAGTAAAAGCGCTAAAATTTCAGATAAATTAAAGTCGAAATAGAAACCGTGCTGAAAATATCTTTTCGAGAAACGATAAAATACTAGTACGATAATAGGGAAAACTAACCATTTCTCCCAGCTTTTGGGATCAAACTTCATCATTTTGATACATTCCCAACCTCCTACAAATAGGAAGAAAGTGATGAGTCCATAATAAAGGTCCTGTTGTTTAACTAAATTGGGAGAGATTGTATTGATCCATTCCGCGCCAATCGGAGTTGTGCAAATGATCACTAGGAATCCGTACAAAGCTCCTCCAAATAGCCGTAGAACTAAATTTTTATCCAAGATTTTATGATTTATTTTTTAAGAATTCAGACACCGTCAGTTATTATCGAAAGAATTTAATCTTCCAGCAAAAGTAAGAAAAGTTTAGTATTATCCTTATTTGGGGTGTCTAGTTTGGAATTGCTACCGCTAATCGATGTGAGGTTACGGATGTTACCATTTCTTTTAATTTTACTCATGGCATCGTTTAAGTTGGTCACAATTTGTGAGACATTGGCCATGATAATAATTTTTTCTGGTAATCTGGATGAGTGATAATGAAGAATATTATTGTGTGAGAGCATGATCCTGCCGTCAAAAGCAATTAAATATTCACAAGTGATAAAAGCACAATCGTTAAAAAGTTCTAAGTCTTTGGTGTAATTTACATCGATGACATCCAGAAAATTTTTCAGATCAGAGTCCCAACAAAATACAGACTTGACTTGCTCGATTTTTAAGATGTGGTTCAGCGTCTGCAAAGCTTCAGCTTCATCCGCACAGTAATTGAAAAAACCTCCAGAATGAGTAAAAAGTTGCGCAAACTTGTAATCTAGATCAGCATTTTTTAGTTGATCTCCAAGTTTGACAAAATCCTGCGAATCATCTTCATCAGGTTGATTTAATATTTTTCCTACAAGTTTTTTAAATAGACTCAATTTCCGTCGTTTAAGCGTATGTTATACAAAAATAGAAAATATTTGGTTAAACTATCAATTTAATGCAAAAAACCCTGATTATTTGCTTTAATGAATAATCAGGGTTTTTTTTATAATTGGGTATTTGACTCTGGAGCCACCACAACTTCTTCTGTTTCTGGTGTTTCTCCTTTATGAGTGTGTGATACAGGATGCTCTGTTAATTCAGGATCCCACGCTCTCTCACCAAATATTTCTTCTAAATCTTCTCGGAAGATGACCTCTTTCTCTAAAAGTTTAGCAGCCAGTGCGTCAAGCTTATCTTTGTTTTCTTCTAAAATGTGTAGCGCACGTTTGTACTGCGTTTCAATAATGATGGAAATTTCCTCATCAATCATTTTTGCAGTTTGCTCAGAATAAGGTTTTCCGAAACTGTATTCTGATTGTCCCGAACTATCATAGTAGGAAATATTCCCAACCTTTTCATTTAGTCCATAAATAGTTACCATTGCCTGCGCTTGCTTAGTTACTCTTTCCAAATCGGATAACGCACCTGTGGATATATTACCAAAAATAGTTTGTTCTGCAGCCCGGCCACCTAGAGTAGCGCACAGTTCATCATACATCTGTTCTGTCGTGGTTAACTGTCTTTCTTCTGGAAGATACCAAGCTGCACCTAAAGATCTTCCTCTAGGAACGATAGTAACCTTTAATAGAGGTGCTGCATGTTCTACCAACCATGAAATGGTGGCGTGACCAGCTTCATGATAAGCAACTCTTCTTTTTTCAGACGGTTTAATAGCTTTATTTTTCTTTTCAAGCCCACCAATAATTCTGTCAACAGCATCCAAGAAATCTTGTTTTGTAACGGCTTCGTGTGAATTTCTAGCAGCAATTAATGCGGCTTCATTACAAAGGTTTGCTATATCTGCTCCACTAAATCCGGGAGTTTGCTTCGCAAGGAATTCCCGGTCAATGTTTGGTTCCATTTTGATCTTTTGCAAATGCACATCAAAAATTTCTCTTCTTTCATGCAATTCTGGCAAGTCTACATAAATGGAACGGTCAAATCGACCAGCTCTCATTAATGCTTTATCTAATATGTCGGCTCTGTTGGTTGCTGCCATAATGATTACATTCGTGTCAGTTCCAAAACCGTCCATCTCTGTAAGCAATTGATTCAATGTATTTTCTCTTTCATCATTTCCGCCCGTCATATTTCCTTTTCCTCTGGCTCTACCAATAGCATCAATCTCATCGATAAATATAATGGCAGGAGATTTTGCTTTTGCCTGAGCAAATAGGTCACGTACTCTGGAAGCTCCAACTCCTACAAACATTTCAACGAAATCAGATCCGGAAAGTGAGAAGAAAGGAACTTTCGCCTCGCCGGCAACAGCTTTTGCTAAAAGTGTTTTACCCGTTCCCGGAGGTCCGACTAATAAAACGCCTTTAGGAATTTTACCACCCAGTTTGGTGTATTTTTCGGAGTTCTTCAAGAAATCTACAACTTCCTGTACTTCTTCTTTTGCACCTTCTAAGCCAGCAACATCTTTAAATGAAACTTGTACTTTGTCTTTTTCATCAAAGAGTTTTGCTTTGGATTTACCGATCGAGAATATTTGACCGCCGCCACCGCCGCCACCGCCGCCCATCATCTTGCGGAAAATCACAAAATAGAATAAGGCCATGATTGCGATCCAGAAGATAGCTGTAAATAATAATTCGGTCATTGGATTTTTACCCAGTCCGTAATCTTTTTTAATAGCCAACTGTGGGTTTTCCTGTTTGATTTTATCATACTTTTCCAGGAAAAGCTGAAGGTCACCAAAGCTTAAGGTGTAGTCGGGTTTAGGTGAAAAGTCAAAAGCAGAAAAAGGGCTTCTTTCTTTCGAAGCTTCTTTTTTTGCTAATTCTGTTTTGGCAGCTTGTGTAAGAAACACATCTGCTTTTTCGGTATCCTTATAAATAAGCACATTATCCACTTTTCCTTCCTGCATTAGCGCATAAAAACGCTCTTCATCTATAGTATTAGAGGAAGAATCATCGTTCATGTTAGAAAAGAAAAAGAGTAAAATGGCTACAATTGCGATTGGAAAGAACCAGTTAAATCCTTTATTTTTATTCATATCTTTTTATAAAAAATGTGACGAAAATTGATTTCGTCAACTACAATATTAATTTATTTTAGTAATTTCTGCATCACCCCAAAGTTCCTCTATGTCATAGTAAGCTCGGGTTTCTCTTTGGAATACATGTACTACTACCGACACATAATCGAGCAGTACCCATAGTGAGTTTTCTGTTCCTTCCACATGCCAAGGACGGTCTTGAAGTTCATTACGTACTTTCTTCTCGATATTTCCTGAAATTGCTGAAACTTGCGTGTTCGAATTTCCTGTACAGATGATGAATGTTTGAGCCACCGAATTTTCTATCTTTGATAAATCGAAAATCATGATTTCTTCACCTTTGGTATCTTGTATTGCTTCTACAATTTTATCAATAAGTAGTTGCTTTTCTGTCGTTTTGTTCATTAAAATTTTTGTATAGTCTGCAAATTTATTGTTTTTTTATTTAATTTGTCCCTAATTGTGCTCTTCGTACTCTTAAAGTTTTCATAAATGACCAACTTATTCTATGTTTCAGAATGTAGTTCAACTCAAGATGAGATTGAAAAACATATTTCTAAAGCAGTAAATTCATTCGTCGCTACGTATACATTTAATCAAACTGGAGGTAAGGGCCAGTACGGAAATCATTGGGAATTGCAGAAAGATTTAAACTTAGCATATTCTATAGCGATTTGTACGGATCAAATTAAATTACCAAATCATTTGTTCAATTTTCATACCGCCGAGGTATTGGCTGATTTTGTAGCCACTTTGACAAAGGAAGTGGTCCAAATAAAATGGCCTAATGATCTTATTTTAAAGAATAAGAAAATTGCTGGAATTCTGATTGAAAAAAAAGTAATTCAAGACTGTCCCTACTTCATTGTCGGGATAGGATTAAATGTTCTTCAAAATGATTTTGGTGATCTTCGTCAGGCGGGCTCGCTTCTTACTCAACTTGGTAATCGGTTTGATCTTCATGGCATTGCTGAAACATTACATCTTTATTTACAATCTCATTTACTCCATAGTGTTACTGAAAAAGAGGTAATCGAAAAAATTAATTCTTATTTGTTTAGAAAGGATTTAGTTTCCGTATTCGAAATACATCAAGTGCGACAAAATGGCATTATTAAAGAAGTTGACGCAGAAGGATTTATTTGGATAGAATTAGAGAATAAAGGGCTGAAGAAGTTTTTTCATAAAGAAATAACCTTGCTTTATTGATTTGCTCTTTTGAAATAGAGGAATAAAGCGATCGGTCCAAAGAGCAGATTGGGAATCCACATGGCAAGTAGTGGTGTTATTGTTTTATTAGCAGAAACTACTTTTAGAACTTCAAAGGAAAAAACAAAAACGAAAGCGAGGGCGATACCAATAGCGAGATTAATCCCCAAACCACCACGTTTTTTCTGAGAAGATAATGCGAGTGCTAAAAAAGTTAAAATAACTACAGAAAACGGCATTGAGGTTCGCTGATGTAATTCATTGAGATAGGTATTCAAATTAGCATTTCCCTTCTCTTTTTCTCTATTAATAAACTTAAGTAGATCAGGCGTTGTTTTATTCTGGCCAAGTAAAACGTCTGGAAACAATTCTTCTGGTGGGTAACCAAAAGCTTTTTTCATTGTAGTTCCTTGTGTTAATTTCTCCGTATCATTCTTTAGATAGGTTTTTTCCAGATAGTTGGTCATTATAAAGTGCTTTTTTTCTGGTACCCACCGGAAATCTGCTGCATTTAATTGGTAAACTATTTTCCTGTTGTTATCATATTTCTGATAGAAAAAACCATTTCCATTTTTTTCTTTTTTGTTATAACTTTTGATAAAAATATATTCAGTTTTTGATAACTGAGTTGCGACTTCGGCATTTCCGGTAAATTCGTCGCGATTTTTCGCACTGTAGGTATAGGGTTCTAATTCGTTTTTTTTAATGTTCGCTAATGGCAGCACAAAATGGTTAACAAGTAATGCGACAACTGCGATGAGTCCCGATGTTATTAAATAAGGGCGGGCAAAACGGTGAAAACTGGCTCCGGAACTTATTATGGCTACAATTTCTGTATTATTTGCAATTTTTGAAGTAAAAAATATTACAGAAATAAAAACCAAAATAGACATAAATGTGATAATCAAATTGATGATCCAATAAGGATAAAAATCAATCAAAAACGTGGATAATTTAAATCCATTGGACTCGATTCTAGGGGCTTTTGCCTGCACATCAATAACCAAAACAATTATCGTCAATAACCCCAGCATAAACCCGAAGGTCCCGAGGAATTTTTTAATAATATATTGGTCAATAATCTTCATTATTATCGTCTGTTGTTAAAGGCGTTGTCTTAATTGTGGTACTACCGAATCCTTCCATTCATAAAAATCTCCAGCTACAATATGTTGGCGTGCTACTCTTACTAAATCCAGATAGAAGGCTAAGTTATGAATAGATGCAATTTGTTTCCCCAAATATTCTTTGGCAACAAATAAATGACGTACATAAGCTTTTGAGTATTCAGAGTCTACATAACTGGTGCCGAATTCGTCCAATGCTGAGAAGTCACTTTCCCATTTTTTATTTTTCATGTTCATCACCCCTTTCCAGGTAAATAACATGGCGTTTCGTGCATTTCGAGTAGGCATTACGCAATCCATCATGTCAATTCCTAAACCAATCGTTTCCAAAATATTCCACGGAGTTCCAACTCCCATCAGATATCTTGGTTTGTCTTTGGGTAAAATATCGGTTACTACATCCGTAATACGATACATTTCATCTTCTGGTTCTCCCACAGAAAGTCCACCAATTGCATTTCCTACCGCATTTTGTTCTGAAATAAATTCCGCAGATCTTTTTCGTAAATCCGAATAAGTAGAACCTTGAACAATAGGGAAAAATGCTTGTTTGTGTCCATATATCTCGGGGTTATTTTTATTCCACTCGATACATCTTTTTAACCAACGATGGGTGAGTTCCATTGATTTTTTCACCTGATTGTATTCCGCGGGATATGCAACACATTCATCAAAAGCCATGAAAATATCAGCTCCTATTTTTCTTTGGATTTCCATTGATGTTTCAGGTGATATAAACTGAGTGCTTCCGTCAATATGAGATTTGAATTTTACTCCAGCTTCATTTAATTTTCTTGATTTCGACAATGAAAATACTTGATAACCGCCTGAATCAGTAAGAATGGGTAAATCCCAATTCATAAATTTATGAAGTCCGCCAGCAGCTTGCATAATGTCCATTTTCGGACGTAGATTAAGGTGGTAGGTGTTTCCAAGAATAATTTGTGCCTTAATATCGTCTTTTAACTCTCTTTGATGAACAGTTTTCACCGAAGCCACTGTCCCAACAGGCATAAAAATAGGGGTTTGAATGATCCCATGATCAGTAGTAATTGTTCCAGCTCTTGCTTTCCCGGTAGTAGTATTGTTAATTTGAAAGAATTGCGACATAATTTTATTTAGCTAATGCGGCTGCATTTTTGTTTTCTTTAATTTTTTTCTCTAGGTAAGGTTTGGCAGCAGGATCTTTATTCAATATAATATCTTCTGCATTTTCTAATATTCCTTCAATTTC comes from the Chryseobacterium sp. SNU WT5 genome and includes:
- a CDS encoding LptF/LptG family permease yields the protein MKIIDQYIIKKFLGTFGFMLGLLTIIVLVIDVQAKAPRIESNGFKLSTFLIDFYPYWIINLIITFMSILVFISVIFFTSKIANNTEIVAIISSGASFHRFARPYLITSGLIAVVALLVNHFVLPLANIKKNELEPYTYSAKNRDEFTGNAEVATQLSKTEYIFIKSYNKKEKNGNGFFYQKYDNNRKIVYQLNAADFRWVPEKKHFIMTNYLEKTYLKNDTEKLTQGTTMKKAFGYPPEELFPDVLLGQNKTTPDLLKFINREKEKGNANLNTYLNELHQRTSMPFSVVILTFLALALSSQKKRGGLGINLAIGIALAFVFVFSFEVLKVVSANKTITPLLAMWIPNLLFGPIALFLYFKRANQ
- a CDS encoding cation:proton antiporter, whose amino-acid sequence is MFTILKVSHFDLPLEDPVLKFLVVLIIILSAPLLLNKIKVPHLLGLIIAGAIIGPNGFNILTRDSSIVVTGTTGLLYIMFLAGLEIDLAEFKKNKWKSLGFGGYTFVIPFMFGIAAAHFILHYNWLTSFLFASIFSSHTLISYPIISKLGVVKNRAVNITVGGTVITDILALLVLAIVVGMTTGEVNAAFWTQLSVGIIVFAAVVLFGFPIVARWFFKKVQDKISQYIFVLVMIYLAALLAELAGIEAIIGAFLAGLALNKLIPHTSSLMNRVEFVGNAIFIPFFLISVGMLIDFTVFFKDFETIKVAVLMISISIGGKYLASIATQKTFSYTKAEGGIIFGLSSASAAATLATVMVGYNIILGENDLGEPIRLLDESVLNGSILLILISCTISSFVTQKNGEKLVKADNENTIADTNPEKENILLAVNHLNTVEPLTNLALLIRSKNKTAGLYALNIINEEKNDSSKKHAEALLHEVVNIGASADVNITPLTRYDTDLIEGINNEIKVNGITDLIIGINHEKGFSPSFVYNLYSGYLNNSLADVLVYQASQPIATIQKYAVIIPENASQEPRFFHSLLKVWNIARNSGAEIEFYGNDATVKMIEKIKNKSNIEARFIIFNDWNELPKVFGKMKDNDALILFMAHRKMASYVPQMQQIPNLLNQHLREKNFLLIFPSNRNEVDYTKDTRDIGNASDFIEIGNIVGRLFK
- a CDS encoding LUD domain-containing protein; the encoded protein is MSLFKKLVGKILNQPDEDDSQDFVKLGDQLKNADLDYKFAQLFTHSGGFFNYCADEAEALQTLNHILKIEQVKSVFCWDSDLKNFLDVIDVNYTKDLELFNDCAFITCEYLIAFDGRIMLSHNNILHYHSSRLPEKIIIMANVSQIVTNLNDAMSKIKRNGNIRNLTSISGSNSKLDTPNKDNTKLFLLLLED
- the rsfS gene encoding ribosome silencing factor: MNKTTEKQLLIDKIVEAIQDTKGEEIMIFDLSKIENSVAQTFIICTGNSNTQVSAISGNIEKKVRNELQDRPWHVEGTENSLWVLLDYVSVVVHVFQRETRAYYDIEELWGDAEITKIN
- the ftsH gene encoding ATP-dependent zinc metalloprotease FtsH gives rise to the protein MNKNKGFNWFFPIAIVAILLFFFSNMNDDSSSNTIDEERFYALMQEGKVDNVLIYKDTEKADVFLTQAAKTELAKKEASKERSPFSAFDFSPKPDYTLSFGDLQLFLEKYDKIKQENPQLAIKKDYGLGKNPMTELLFTAIFWIAIMALFYFVIFRKMMGGGGGGGGGQIFSIGKSKAKLFDEKDKVQVSFKDVAGLEGAKEEVQEVVDFLKNSEKYTKLGGKIPKGVLLVGPPGTGKTLLAKAVAGEAKVPFFSLSGSDFVEMFVGVGASRVRDLFAQAKAKSPAIIFIDEIDAIGRARGKGNMTGGNDERENTLNQLLTEMDGFGTDTNVIIMAATNRADILDKALMRAGRFDRSIYVDLPELHERREIFDVHLQKIKMEPNIDREFLAKQTPGFSGADIANLCNEAALIAARNSHEAVTKQDFLDAVDRIIGGLEKKNKAIKPSEKRRVAYHEAGHATISWLVEHAAPLLKVTIVPRGRSLGAAWYLPEERQLTTTEQMYDELCATLGGRAAEQTIFGNISTGALSDLERVTKQAQAMVTIYGLNEKVGNISYYDSSGQSEYSFGKPYSEQTAKMIDEEISIIIETQYKRALHILEENKDKLDALAAKLLEKEVIFREDLEEIFGERAWDPELTEHPVSHTHKGETPETEEVVVAPESNTQL
- the tgt gene encoding tRNA guanosine(34) transglycosylase Tgt, whose product is MSQFFQINNTTTGKARAGTITTDHGIIQTPIFMPVGTVASVKTVHQRELKDDIKAQIILGNTYHLNLRPKMDIMQAAGGLHKFMNWDLPILTDSGGYQVFSLSKSRKLNEAGVKFKSHIDGSTQFISPETSMEIQRKIGADIFMAFDECVAYPAEYNQVKKSMELTHRWLKRCIEWNKNNPEIYGHKQAFFPIVQGSTYSDLRKRSAEFISEQNAVGNAIGGLSVGEPEDEMYRITDVVTDILPKDKPRYLMGVGTPWNILETIGLGIDMMDCVMPTRNARNAMLFTWKGVMNMKNKKWESDFSALDEFGTSYVDSEYSKAYVRHLFVAKEYLGKQIASIHNLAFYLDLVRVARQHIVAGDFYEWKDSVVPQLRQRL
- a CDS encoding phosphatidylserine decarboxylase family protein, with translation MKLHKESKGTITVASIAFIIIALLSVYYLEIWGLAIIIPLLLVYGLVFWFFRVPNRDILDHKENVIAPVDGKVVMIKEVEENEFIKGKAIQISIFMSPLNVHICRYPVSGNVIYKKYHPGKYLVAWHEKSSTENERTTVAVESLTHHQVVFRQIAGYVARRIVMKCTEGDVAKAGHEFGFIKFGSRMDVFLPIDTEITCKIGDKTKGGIDVIAKMTE
- a CDS encoding biotin--[acetyl-CoA-carboxylase] ligase, whose protein sequence is MTNLFYVSECSSTQDEIEKHISKAVNSFVATYTFNQTGGKGQYGNHWELQKDLNLAYSIAICTDQIKLPNHLFNFHTAEVLADFVATLTKEVVQIKWPNDLILKNKKIAGILIEKKVIQDCPYFIVGIGLNVLQNDFGDLRQAGSLLTQLGNRFDLHGIAETLHLYLQSHLLHSVTEKEVIEKINSYLFRKDLVSVFEIHQVRQNGIIKEVDAEGFIWIELENKGLKKFFHKEITLLY
- a CDS encoding phosphatidate cytidylyltransferase, producing the protein MDKNLVLRLFGGALYGFLVIICTTPIGAEWINTISPNLVKQQDLYYGLITFFLFVGGWECIKMMKFDPKSWEKWLVFPIIVLVFYRFSKRYFQHGFYFDFNLSEILALLLILIAIVTLFRFSKELYFDNGKLIFTAIYTALPFGFALGLPKFSTDGHTFTLEVFFLFVLIWSSDSFAYFTGKFFGKHKMAPKISPKKTWEGFGGGVFFTIILGYFIEMYYPELRGNFIIVGFLVSVFAPLGDLVESQLKRSFGVKDSGNIIPGHGGILDRLDSFIICVPVVYLYFILEKLV